A genomic segment from Capra hircus breed San Clemente chromosome 7, ASM170441v1, whole genome shotgun sequence encodes:
- the LOC102176521 gene encoding olfactory receptor 2T1, which produces MGSMEEYNTSSTDFTFLGLFNRKETSGLLFAIISIIFFTALMANGVMIFLIHTDSHLHTPMYFLLSHLSFIDMMYISTIVPKMLVDYLLDQRTITFVGCTAQHFLYLTLVGAEFFLLGLMAYDRYVAICNPLRYPILMSHRVCWMIIAGSWFGGSLDGFLLTPITMSFPFCNSREINHFFCEAPAVLKLACTDTTLYETVMYVCCVLMLLIPFSVVIASYAQILTTVHRMSSVEGRKKAFATCSSHMTVVTLFYGAAMYTYMLPHSYHRPEQDKVFSVFYTILTPMLNPLIYSLRNKDVTGAMKRVLGRFKGTQRVSGGAF; this is translated from the coding sequence ATGGGATCAATGGAAGAGTACAACACATCTTctacagactttactttcttaggGTTGTTCAATAGAAAGGAAACATCAGGCCTACTTTTTGCCATCATCTCTATTATCTTTTTTACTGCACTGATGGCCAATGGGGTCATGATATTTCTGATCCACACTGATTCgcacctccacacccccatgtacttcctACTCAGCCACCTCTCCTTCATCGACATGATGTACATCTCCACCATTGTGCCCAAGATGTTGGTAGATTACCTGCTGGATCAAAGGACCATCACCTTTGTGGGATGCACAGCTCAACACTTCCTCTATCTCACCCTTGTGGGAGCTGAGTTCTTCCTGTTGGGTctcatggcctatgaccgctatgtggccatctgtaacCCGCTCCGCTATCCAATCCTAATGAGCCACCGTGTTTGCTGGATGATTATAGCAGGTTCCTGGTTTGGGGGCTCTTTAGATGGCTTTCTTCTAACTCCCATAACCATGAGTTTCCCCTTCTGCAACTCTCGGGAGATTAACCATTTCTTCTGTGAGGCACCTGCAGTCCTGAAATTGGCTTGCACAGACACAACTCTCTATGAGACAGTTATGTATGTGTGTTGTGTCTTGATGCTGCTGATTCCTTTCTCTGTGGTGATTGCCTCCTATGCTCAAATCCTGACCACAGTCCACCGCATGAgctcagtggaagggagaaagaaggcaTTTGCCACCTGCTCATCTCACATGACAGTGGTGACCTTGTTCTATGGGGCTGCCATGTACACGTACATGCTGCCACACTCTTACCACAGGCCAGAACAAGACAAAGTCTTCTCTGTGTTCTACACCATCCTCACACCCATGCTTAATCCACTCATCTACAGTTTGAGAAACAAAGATGTGACTGGAGCTATGAAGAGGGTACTGGGAAGGTTCAAGGGTACACAGAGAGTGTCAGGGGGTGCTTTTTGA